The genomic window GCCGGTGCGGAAGGCGCCGACCTGGCGGCGGATCTCCTTGCCGTTCGCGTCGAGGATGACCAGGGTCGGGAAGGCGCTCAGCTTGAACTGGTCGGCCAGCTTGGTGCCCTCAGGAAGGGGGGTCCCATCCCGCTTCTGCACCAGGGCCGAGTAGGGTACGACCTTGGCCAGGGCGGCGGCACCCTCGGCGCTGGGGAAGACATTCTTCTGCAGGTGCTGGCAGGGCCCGCACCATTCGGCCCAGAGGTCCATGAAGATGACCTTCTTTTCGGCCTTGGCGCGCTTCAGGGCAGCCTGGTAGTCGTGCTCCCACTTCACGGGTCCCTGGGCCACCAGGGGCGCGGCGATGAGCAGGAGGGCGGCGAGGGACTTCATGCTAGGACTCCGGGAAAGGGGCGGCCAGGCCGCATGGGGTTTGGATGGCGACAACCGGAAATTCGTTCCGACCCATCAGGATACCCAGGCTAATCCTCCAGGATGGCAGTCCGTAATCCCATGCGACCGGCAAGTGCCGAACCCCATCCCCACCAAGGAGGCCGCCCATGCGCGCCATCATGATTCCGCTGGCCCTGGCGGCCAGCCT from Geothrix sp. includes these protein-coding regions:
- a CDS encoding thioredoxin fold domain-containing protein; protein product: MKSLAALLLIAAPLVAQGPVKWEHDYQAALKRAKAEKKVIFMDLWAEWCGPCQHLQKNVFPSAEGAAALAKVVPYSALVQKRDGTPLPEGTKLADQFKLSAFPTLVILDANGKEIRRQVGAFRTGTEFAAWLGSK